The Methanothrix soehngenii GP6 genome has a window encoding:
- a CDS encoding TspO/MBR family protein — protein MKNMGKNDILKLILCIIICQAVGSSGSVFTNMSVKTWYPTMVKPWFAPPDGLIPVVWIILFTLMGISLFLVWREGLDRPEVKAAIYIFALQFVFNIAWSGAFFGLRSPYYGLIVIVLLWLMILLTIFKFWQVSRNAALLLVPYILWVSFAMALNYNIMVLNP, from the coding sequence ATGAAAAATATGGGAAAGAACGATATCCTAAAGCTTATCTTATGTATAATCATCTGCCAGGCGGTGGGCTCATCCGGCTCGGTCTTCACCAACATGTCGGTGAAGACCTGGTATCCCACCATGGTCAAGCCCTGGTTTGCCCCACCGGACGGATTGATACCAGTGGTATGGATAATCCTGTTCACACTGATGGGAATCTCACTGTTTCTCGTCTGGCGGGAGGGCCTTGACCGCCCGGAGGTGAAGGCGGCGATCTACATATTTGCCCTTCAGTTCGTATTCAATATCGCCTGGTCGGGTGCATTCTTCGGCTTGAGGTCTCCCTATTACGGATTGATAGTGATAGTGCTGCTCTGGCTGATGATACTGCTGACCATATTCAAGTTCTGGCAGGTCTCGAGGAACGCCGCCCTGCTGCTCGTCCCATACATCCTCTGGGTGAGCTTTGCCATGGCTCTGAACTACAACATAATGGTGCTCAATCCATAA